Proteins co-encoded in one Nonlabens agnitus genomic window:
- a CDS encoding RHS repeat-associated core domain-containing protein encodes MNQYGANQKTDTMKSKNNHYLFFVLLLSCTLGYSQIPILDPGFGGGGGLGDCESWEMADHYRDADGDGYGDRQDMIPLRLCANQTYSGYVTNNLDCDDNNNTLGIAQTWYYDNDEDGVGGSGGLSQRSCMQPGPNWSLTNNDCNDNLASVTGPRIWYADTDDDGKGDFLTPTSSPTCTPPLGYVDNADDCNDSDGDNFIYTWYRDYDQDGLGDPSISVTSCNPPNDNYWVLNADDSCPNYTGESDNQGCPVGDVGEEPWNTIKTTTYDVTELPIGKTKSYFDDLGKPVQNLTLDFKTNTTWATQTLYDSQGRPALQTLGAPAYGEETFLYKEGFIKKSNGEQYDMADFETDPENPQPVGEQGLSLGWYYSGNNTNEAYQDITDYPFSRTVYSKLNPGKALRVLGGNKTGGKWKNGYSFTMKAGAELAQQGAFGDPSYNTSQGMKILKTVSRDVHGEESVVFTDTDGRTLAAARSGLGTIRNTTVVIGEQGFVDIHVPQNITGFTVNKGPGVQIRVFDLITEEQVTISTTSLPNGFYRVEASNVGTGTVSVTYKENYYDYSLNYYDKIGRLTKSTQPLDRLETTYTYDTMGQLISTTSPDEGTSNFKYREDGQIRYSQNSKQAAVNQFSYTNYDLLGRPVESGVINSSRFATADPDTTALPSGSKIEVQATVYDQLPAGELAGIGAHVDYRNPTFLDGNVAKSSNDHTTTYYSYDVYGRVKWILQNIPGLGLKTIDYTYDDITGSVNMVDYQKHQPSERFIHRYSYHPIDYSLTRVETSTDGVNFTEHALYDYYETGALKRTEIGGGLQGIDYVYNLNGQLKSINHPGLNSTSDPGGDSNDFFGMSIDYNSSDYLRSGSFSSQLGSSGAEQFNGNIKGIAWNTATGNRPMARYGYRYNRNNWLESATYNSAGAAATDYKVDNLTYDANGNIQSLRRNKNTVSGSNVMDNLTYSYKTGKPNQLDRVADAAGNRGVGDLASQPVNNYNYNSIGQLTKNLQDKIGYVYNASGLVTQITNLITNLPAVTFGYDDRGHRLWKTKHFQNGVAQTRTWYVRDASGSPMAIYVDGTPKEYPIYGSGRVGIYRKADASSHYQLTDHLGNVRAVVRRSPTSVAANDTQDFEYDTEGWGEGPPVVSVSNDGGRLNLTITNRWNYSAHDFDIDPSKPFTVSFDFDRGNQEATYMMIWEYKNGSLEPWQERTYTLLDRDGRFEVTHQPTAGSDNRVHITFEKSGSIDNGQPTTVYIDNFSLKQDLDAAITSATDYYPFGMPMPARNTIGDYRYAYQGQEKDPETGKEAFQLRLWDGRIGRWLTTDPAEQYNSPYLGMGNNPLNGIDPDGAKFLTDYVDINTGNDLGTINDGKTGTLFVSKEEFGNLETAFDNGGSDWYFQQIENILGSGMKNYKESVTWKEFKQINQGKSFSELANERPSGKIITERGGPDLDYRYVLDPIIKNKVIDMRHALVIGAYGQETGFLTEVGQAIFGFNDSAFQEQDFYSNKVGEGFFDLIRSESIKYNGIKRAVFLHQALNNVNFIDNFNFYLTNRNRL; translated from the coding sequence ATGAATCAATACGGAGCCAACCAAAAAACCGACACCATGAAAAGCAAAAATAACCACTACCTCTTTTTTGTGTTGCTACTGAGCTGCACGCTGGGATACTCCCAAATACCGATCTTAGATCCAGGATTTGGCGGTGGAGGAGGTCTGGGGGACTGCGAGAGCTGGGAGATGGCTGATCACTATCGTGATGCCGATGGTGATGGGTACGGAGATCGTCAGGATATGATTCCTTTGCGCTTGTGTGCAAACCAAACCTATAGTGGCTATGTGACCAACAATCTAGACTGTGATGATAATAATAATACATTAGGCATTGCACAGACGTGGTACTACGACAATGATGAAGATGGTGTAGGGGGCTCTGGCGGGCTTTCCCAGCGCTCTTGTATGCAACCAGGTCCCAATTGGTCATTAACCAACAATGACTGCAATGACAACCTTGCTAGCGTCACTGGTCCAAGGATCTGGTATGCCGATACGGATGATGATGGCAAGGGGGATTTTTTGACACCAACGTCGTCTCCTACATGTACGCCTCCACTAGGTTATGTAGATAACGCTGATGATTGCAATGACAGCGACGGCGATAATTTTATCTACACTTGGTACAGAGACTACGACCAGGACGGTCTGGGTGATCCCAGTATATCGGTTACCTCCTGTAACCCACCCAATGACAACTATTGGGTATTGAATGCCGACGATTCCTGTCCCAACTATACGGGAGAGTCCGATAATCAGGGCTGTCCCGTAGGCGATGTGGGCGAGGAGCCCTGGAACACGATCAAGACGACTACCTATGATGTCACGGAGCTTCCCATTGGGAAGACCAAGTCCTATTTTGACGATCTAGGGAAACCTGTACAGAACTTAACTTTAGATTTCAAGACCAATACCACTTGGGCAACGCAGACCTTATATGACAGTCAGGGACGTCCAGCACTACAGACACTGGGAGCACCCGCCTATGGGGAGGAGACCTTTTTGTACAAGGAAGGGTTCATCAAAAAGTCTAATGGTGAGCAGTATGATATGGCAGACTTCGAGACAGATCCCGAGAATCCGCAGCCCGTTGGGGAGCAAGGGCTCTCACTGGGCTGGTATTATAGCGGAAACAACACTAATGAGGCCTATCAGGACATCACGGACTACCCTTTTAGTAGGACGGTTTACAGTAAACTCAATCCGGGCAAAGCCCTAAGAGTACTGGGCGGTAACAAGACGGGTGGTAAGTGGAAGAACGGATATAGCTTTACGATGAAGGCGGGCGCAGAACTAGCCCAGCAAGGAGCCTTTGGTGATCCAAGCTACAACACCTCGCAGGGCATGAAGATCCTCAAGACGGTGAGCCGAGACGTCCACGGTGAGGAGAGCGTGGTCTTTACCGACACGGATGGTAGGACCTTGGCCGCTGCGAGAAGTGGTTTGGGTACTATTAGAAACACGACGGTAGTAATTGGGGAACAAGGTTTTGTGGACATCCATGTGCCACAGAACATCACGGGATTTACCGTAAACAAAGGTCCAGGGGTACAGATCAGGGTTTTTGACCTGATTACCGAAGAGCAGGTGACAATAAGTACGACCTCCTTGCCCAATGGTTTTTATCGGGTCGAGGCCTCCAATGTAGGTACGGGCACGGTAAGCGTGACCTACAAGGAGAACTATTACGATTACAGCCTGAACTACTACGACAAGATAGGTAGGCTGACCAAGAGCACCCAGCCATTGGACCGGTTGGAGACGACCTACACCTACGACACCATGGGCCAACTTATATCGACCACCAGTCCCGACGAGGGCACCTCGAACTTCAAGTATAGGGAAGACGGTCAGATACGCTATTCGCAGAACAGCAAGCAGGCGGCAGTAAACCAGTTCTCCTACACGAATTACGATCTGTTGGGAAGGCCCGTGGAGAGCGGTGTGATCAATAGCAGCCGTTTTGCTACAGCTGATCCAGATACTACCGCGCTTCCCTCTGGAAGCAAGATTGAAGTGCAGGCCACGGTATACGACCAGCTTCCAGCTGGAGAGCTGGCGGGAATCGGTGCTCATGTAGACTACCGAAATCCCACCTTTTTGGACGGTAATGTGGCCAAGAGCTCCAACGACCATACGACCACCTATTACAGCTACGACGTATATGGACGCGTGAAGTGGATATTACAGAACATACCGGGTCTTGGGCTCAAGACCATCGACTATACCTACGACGACATTACGGGAAGCGTGAACATGGTGGACTATCAGAAGCATCAACCCAGCGAACGCTTCATCCACCGTTACAGCTACCACCCGATTGATTACAGCCTGACACGGGTGGAGACCTCTACGGATGGGGTCAATTTTACCGAGCACGCGCTCTATGACTACTATGAGACGGGCGCCCTGAAGCGCACAGAGATCGGAGGCGGCCTGCAGGGGATCGACTATGTGTATAACCTGAACGGTCAGCTCAAGTCGATCAACCACCCGGGACTCAACAGTACGAGTGATCCTGGAGGCGATTCCAACGACTTCTTTGGGATGAGTATCGACTATAACTCGAGCGATTATTTAAGATCGGGATCGTTCTCCTCCCAACTTGGCAGCTCCGGAGCGGAGCAGTTCAACGGGAACATCAAGGGAATCGCCTGGAATACCGCTACGGGCAATCGTCCCATGGCCAGATACGGCTACCGCTACAACCGCAACAACTGGTTGGAGTCGGCCACATACAACAGTGCTGGAGCAGCAGCGACGGACTACAAGGTGGACAATCTTACCTATGATGCCAATGGGAATATACAGAGTCTTAGGAGAAACAAGAATACGGTATCCGGCAGCAATGTCATGGACAACCTGACCTACAGCTATAAGACTGGAAAGCCCAACCAGCTGGATAGGGTAGCGGATGCTGCGGGTAATAGGGGTGTTGGCGATCTTGCCAGCCAACCGGTGAACAACTACAACTACAACTCCATAGGCCAGCTGACCAAGAACCTTCAGGACAAGATAGGGTATGTCTACAACGCCAGTGGGCTGGTCACGCAGATCACCAACCTAATTACGAACCTGCCAGCAGTAACCTTTGGCTATGACGACCGTGGACACCGACTATGGAAGACCAAGCATTTTCAAAATGGTGTGGCACAGACAAGGACGTGGTACGTCAGGGATGCCAGCGGCAGCCCGATGGCCATCTACGTGGATGGAACACCCAAGGAGTACCCTATCTACGGCAGTGGGCGCGTGGGAATATATAGGAAGGCTGATGCCTCATCCCACTACCAGCTGACTGACCACCTGGGCAACGTAAGAGCCGTGGTGCGCCGCTCGCCGACCAGTGTAGCCGCAAACGATACCCAGGACTTTGAGTATGACACGGAAGGATGGGGAGAAGGCCCGCCGGTAGTCAGTGTTTCCAACGATGGCGGCAGGCTCAACCTCACCATCACCAACCGGTGGAACTACAGTGCCCATGATTTTGATATTGATCCATCCAAGCCCTTTACGGTCTCTTTTGATTTTGATAGGGGCAACCAAGAGGCTACCTATATGATGATCTGGGAATACAAGAATGGTAGCCTAGAGCCCTGGCAGGAGCGTACCTATACGCTACTGGATCGTGATGGACGCTTTGAAGTGACCCACCAGCCCACGGCCGGCAGTGACAACAGGGTACACATTACTTTTGAGAAGAGTGGCAGTATCGACAACGGACAGCCCACGACGGTATACATCGACAACTTTAGCCTCAAGCAGGATCTGGATGCCGCCATTACCAGCGCTACGGACTATTACCCCTTTGGGATGCCGATGCCCGCGAGAAACACCATTGGCGACTACCGCTATGCCTACCAGGGGCAGGAGAAGGATCCAGAGACTGGCAAGGAGGCCTTCCAGCTTAGGCTATGGGACGGGCGTATAGGTAGGTGGCTGACCACCGATCCCGCTGAGCAATATAATTCTCCTTATCTTGGGATGGGGAATAACCCGTTGAATGGAATAGATCCTGATGGAGCGAAGTTTCTCACAGATTACGTTGACATTAATACGGGAAATGATCTAGGAACAATTAATGATGGAAAAACTGGTACATTATTTGTATCAAAAGAAGAATTTGGAAACTTAGAAACTGCTTTTGACAATGGTGGAAGTGATTGGTATTTTCAACAGATAGAAAATATTCTGGGATCAGGAATGAAGAACTACAAGGAATCTGTTACATGGAAGGAATTTAAACAGATTAATCAAGGGAAATCTTTTTCAGAATTAGCTAATGAGCGACCTTCTGGAAAAATTATAACAGAAAGGGGTGGCCCTGATCTAGACTATCGCTATGTCCTAGATCCTATAATAAAAAATAAAGTAATTGATATGCGTCATGCTCTAGTAATTGGAGCATATGGACAGGAGACTGGTTTTTTAACTGAAGTAGGACAAGCCATTTTTGGATTTAATGATTCGGCATTTCAAGAACAGGATTTTTATTCAAATAAAGTTGGAGAAGGTTTTTTCGACTTAATACGATCAGAATCGATTAAATACAACGGAATTAAACGTGCAGTGTTTTTACACCAAGCACTCAATAATGTAAACTTTATTGATAACTTTAACTTTTATTTGACTAATAGAAACAGGTTATGA